In Vanrija pseudolonga chromosome 4, complete sequence, a single window of DNA contains:
- the ERV14 gene encoding ER-derived vesicles protein ERV14, whose amino-acid sequence MGGEGWLFLFAVIMAAVLLFTMVFFIIMFSDLECDYINPIDLCNKLNQFVLPEMIAHAFLTLLFLLSSQWLAFLLNAPLVAYNVNKILGKNHMYDATEIFRTLSGHKKESFIKLGFYLISFFYYLYRMILALISDSE is encoded by the exons ATGGGCGGCGAAG GATGGTTGTTCCTCTTCGCGGTCATCATGGCCGCGGTGCTCCTCTTCACCATGGTCTTCTTT ATCATCATGTTCTCGGACCTTGAGTGCG ACTACATCAACCCCATCGACCTCTGCAACAAGCTCAACCAA TTCGTTCTCCCAGAAATGATTGCGCACGCCTTCCTCACCCTCCTGTTCCTGTTGTCTTCCCAGTGGCTCGCGTTCCTCCTCAACGCACCGCTCGTCGCCTACAACGTCAACAA GATCTTGGGCAAGAACCACATGTATGACGCCACTGAGATTTTCCGTACCCTCTCTGGCCACAAGAAGGAGTCGTTCATCAAGCTCGGCTTCTACCTCATCTCCTTCTTCTACTACCTCTACCG CATGATCCTCGCTCTCATCTCTG ACAGCGAGTAA
- the SPAC19B12.01 gene encoding TPR repeat-containing protein — MSQTEWALANASAAPAGAADADLSGAVAKADFQSVLFAEQTKRALAAVPGLFDKLADAPAATTKAELSTDDQLVLLSAAVALQHAFVQANWTGPDLAFGPSEVIAAVTGAAVADKEAANTAANAAALPLLTLLGEPAYHLATHPALFLLSIRILAFLAKQPTPLATIPWWLLRSHLIHLALLDEPVALADEVLSAVIALIEKAPDADTAASLNLEIGLLHNRLGNDKAANQAFLAAARTSGLEFELTGAFGKRTKFQVDDTPLLVLLAESRQRDGDDAKDAVPVNIPKGLALNDDTLLEETEFTKVTQTPDSSVRLSHLDPANQPALHPLDQALLLSLCLAQKNSSPTHGLTVEQMTPFVARVIPHPRNWSVHTTALLLRSRLEATRSRTVERSTLQLAALIEQMPTADSEPAERLKYFHQLPLPSKWEMERELGNRYLSLGVVRSALDIFTRLELWEDAVACLQRMEREAEAERIVKDLLEGRKIESDIVVSLGKSSLSDARRQKMGKAREAKLWCLLGDLTLNSEDAPRDPAGVRERAIQHYKHAWEVSGHSSSRAMRSLGSLYTSAHEYEEAVPAFRHALGINPLYPQVWFTLGVALMRLERWSEARDAFKREVSVRDEDSEGWNNLAAVYLRLNEEGVPKGETPPPVTFENKTLAFRALKSGLRTSYNNWRMWQNYMIVAIDVGELAESARAMTRVIEEMGSKDPILAVDTEVLDKLVDSVTRDDWNNGKGPADGKPPRTSNEGWGLLPIVERLFDNTILPRVSDSARVWKAHARLLRWKEDWAGAIEDYIRAYRVSVANDEQVERVPARWRDAVHEVEDLVATLTALGPRVPKVEGKKGGDWRFQARGIVRTFMGRTKDAFEDQPEWDNLKELLDDLKRSD, encoded by the exons ATGTCCCAGACAGAATGGGCACTCGCAAACGCTagcgcggcgccagcgggcgccgccgacgccgacctctcGGGCGcggtcgccaaggccgacttCCAGAGCGTCCTCTTCGCCGAGCAGACCAAGCGCGCTCTGGCCGCCGTCCCGGGCCTGttcgacaagctcgccgacgcgccagcagcgacgaccaaggccgagctcagcaccgacgaccagctcgtcctcctctctGCCGCTGTCGCACTGCAGCACGCCTTCGTGCAGGCTAACTGGACCGGCCCGGACCTCGCCTTCGGACCCAGCGAGGTCATCGCGGCCGTCACTGGCGCCGCTGTGGCCGACAAGGAGGCTGCCAACACGGctgccaacgccgccgcgctgcctcTCCTCActctcctcggcgagccggCGTACCACCTCGCGACGCACCCTGCGCTCTTCCTTCTCAGCATTCGCATtctcgccttcctcgcgaAGCAGCCCACCCCTCTGGCCACGATCCCGTGGTGGCTCCTCCGTTCGCACCTGATCCACCTCGCCCTGCTTGACGAGCCGGTTGCGCTGGCTGACGAGGTGCTGAGTGCTGTTATCGCGCTTATCGAGAaggcgcccgacgccgacacggctGCCTCGCTCAACCTCGAGATCGGCCTCCTCCACAACCGCCTCGGTAACGACAAGGCCGCTAACCAGGCGTTCCTGGCCGCTGCGCGCACGTCGGGTCTCGAGTTTGAGCTCACTGGCGCTTTCGGAAAGCGGACAAAGTTccaggtcgacgacacgcccCTGCTCGTTCTGCTCGCCGAGTCCAGGCAGCGCGACGGtgacgacgccaaggacgcgGTCCCCGTGAACATTCCCAagggcctcgcgctcaacgaTGACACGCTCCTCGAGGAGACCGAGTTTACCAAAGTGACCCAGACGCCTGACTCCTCTGTTCGTCTCAGCCACCTTGACCCCGCCAACCAGCCGGCACTTCACCCGCTCGACCAGGCCTTGCTGTTGTCTCTCTGCCTCGCGCAGAAGAACAGCTCGCCTACTCACGGCCTCACTGTTGAGCAGATGACGCCTTTTGTTGCTCGCGTCATCCCGCACCCTCGCAACTGGAGCGTGCACACCacggcgctcctcctccgctcTCGTCTTGAGGCTACCCGTTCGCGTACCGTCGAGCGCAGCACCCTCCAGCTCGCGGCTCTCATCGAGCAGATGCCCACTGCCGACTCggagcccgccgagcgcctcaAGTACTTCCACCAGCTCCCTCTGCCCTCAAAGTGGGAgatggagcgcgagctcggaaACCGCTACCTCAGCCTCGGTGTCGTCCGCTCCGCGCTCGACATCTTCAcccgcctcgagctctgGGAGGACGCCGTCGCATGTCTCCAGCGTatggagcgcgaggccgaggccgagcgtaTCGTCAAGGACCTGCTCGAGGGTCGCAAGATCGAGTCGGACATTGTCGTTTCCCTGGGCAAGTCGAGCCTCAgcgacgctcgccgccagAAGATGGGCAAGGCtcgcgaggccaagctctGGTGCTTGCTCGGTGACCTCACCCTCAACTCGGAGGACGCGCCTCGGGATCCTGCCGGTGTGCGTGAGCGCGCGATTCAGCACTACAAGCATGCGTGGGAGGTCTCGGGCCacagcagctcgcgcgccatgCGCTCGCTTGGTTCGCTGTACACCTCCGCCCACGAGTATGAGGAGGCCGTCCCCGCGTTCCGCCACGCACTTGGCATCAACCCCCTCTACCCTCAGGTCTGGTTCActctcggcgtcgccctcaTGCGACTCGAGCGCTGGAGCGAGGCCCGTGATGCCTTCAAGCGCGAGGTCAGcgtccgcgacgaggacagcgagggcTGGAacaacctcgccgccgtgtaCCTCCGCCTCAACGAGGAGGGCGTCCCCAAGGGAGAGACCCCTCCTCCGGTCACCTTCGAGAACAAGACGCTCGCTTTCCGTGCCCTCAAGTCTGGTCTCCGAACAAGCTACAACAACTGGCGGATGTGGCAGAACTACATGATAGTGGCCATTGACGTCGGAGAGCTGGCCGAGTCTGCACGTGCCATGACGCGCGTGATTGAGGAGATGGGATCCAAGGACCCTATCCTCGCGGTCGACACTGAggtgctcgacaagctcgtcgatAGCGTCACCCGCGATGACTGGAACAATGGCAAGggccccgccgacggcaagccgCCTAGGACATCAAACGAGGGCTGGGGCCTGTTGCCCATCGTCGAGCGCTTGTTCGACAACACCATCCTCCCTCGGGTGAGCGACAGCGCACGGGTATGGAAGGCACACGCGCGTCTCCTGCGATGGAAGGAGGACTGGGCCGGCGCTATCGAGGACTACATCCGCGCGTACCGTGTCAGcgtcgccaacgacgagcaGGTGGAGCGTGTGCCTGCTCGCTGGAGGGACGCGGTGCACGAGGTGgaggacctcgtcgccacgcTCACTGCTCTTGGCCCCCGTGTTCCCAaggtcgagggcaagaagggcggcgACTGGCGCTTCCAGGCTCGTGGTATCGTCCGGACGTTCATGGGCCGCACCAAGGACGC GTTTGAGGACCAGCCCGAGTGGGACAACCtcaaggagctgctcgacgacctcaagcgTTCCGACTAG
- the PPM1 gene encoding Leucine carboxyl methyltransferase 1 produces MLPPPRPTPSGSTHPDDAIRSTDDDAAASRLSAVSLGYLDDPFVSLLYRPQRIGRDSSAAHKPPLINVGTHHRTAALDAVVDSFLRASASSPQSAQIVSLGAGSDTRFWRLAARNDVRLGKYVEVDFPHLTSVKAQRIAKSKVLVAALGQGEPVGTGAIVPPAKPYKVGHGGASLTSERYALLPIDLRTPGALDQIGALLDPDAPTLVISECVFCYMEPEASRDVLAWFGSRFENVASVVYEMCGLNDAFGAVMKRNLAARNLSLPGAVPFPTPQSQAERFLDPRLGEGVFTKSGAKRLWEIRSDVVSDAERARISKLEFLDEIEELRLVLSHYVVAWGSKGPLLDGVGL; encoded by the exons ATGCTgcccccacctcgccccacGCCGTCGGGGTCAACACACCCCGACGATGCGATCAGGTCGACTGACGATGACGCCGCAGCGTCAAGGCT CTCGGCCGTTTCGCTCGGATACCTCGACGACCCGTTCGTGTCCCTCCTGTACCGCCCCCAGCGGATCGGGAGGGATAGCAGCGCAGCCCACAAACCACCACTAATCAATGTCGGAACGCACCATCGCACAgcagcgctcgacgccgtcgtcgactccTTCCTCCGGGCCAGTGCGTCTTCCCCGCAATCTGCACAGATCGTCTCCCTAGGCGCGGGGAGCGACACGCGGTTCTGGCGCCTTGCGGCACGGAATGACGTTCGACTGGGGAAAtacgtcgaggtcgacttcCCCCATCTCACCAGCGTCAAGGCACAGCGTATCGCCAAGAGCAAGGTGTTGGTGGCTGCGCTGGGGCAGGGCGAGCCCGTCGGTACTGGCGCAATAGTACCCCCGGCCAAACCGTACAAGGTTGGGCATGGCGGCGCGTCCCTCACGTCGGAGCGATATGCCCTCCTCCCCATTGACCTGCGTACCCCCGGCGCGCTGGACCAGATAGGCGCCttgctcgaccccgacgcgccgacccTCGTCATATCCGAATGTGTCTTCTGCTACATGGAGCCCGAGGCGAGTCGGGACGTGCTCGCATGGTTTGGGAGCCGGTTCGAGAACGTTGCATCGGTCGTGTACGAGATGTGCGGCTTGAA cgaTGCCTTCGGCGCAGTCATGAAGCGCAACCTCGCGGCTCGGAACCTCTCGCTCCCAGGCGCGGTCCCCTTCCCCACCCCTCAGTCCCAGGCCGAGCGTTTCTTGGACCCAAGGTTGGGCGAAGGTGTGTTCACCAAGTCTGGGGCCAAGAGACTGTGGGAAATCCGGTCCGACGTGGTCAGCGATGCTGAGCGGGCAAG GATATCAAAGCTCGAGTTCCTCGACGAGATTGAGGAGCTGCGCCTCGTGCTCAGCCATTACGTTGTTGCTTGGGGCAGCAAGgggccgctgctcgacggtGTGGGGTTGTAG
- the TIF45 gene encoding Eukaryotic translation initiation factor 4E, with protein sequence MATATATSVPASAAAANEKTLTEALAAASISDEPKTEDAEKKDEEELEEGEIKEEEDDGSPKTIFHDARRFNIKHPLSSKWTLYFDSPQSKALPKTPQTSLTAPGGHSGGWLDDIRKVIEFDSVEEFWGVYHNIVSPSQLPGKANYYLFKNGIIPAWEDPQNKNGGKWAIQVPRDKSKATIDKAWLYTMLAAIGETFETPLDGSVPENSDLVTGVIVSSRPGFYRISIWTRDAPDVNAPETDALMKRIMTIGRHFKVSVLSYDLDQKLVTGGFQTEVTFESHKDSERKGNRNKEAGVQPRKKTAPSGHGGGRAGGFKVGPKHAPKDAYLGRAQKLKANLIEAAKVKKQYAKVLAAEGMSSTRLKRDPDAPAPAAAAASSSKRSSETKGKSAAKPKRHDPFAVPKSDDDFSDSDEEDDDEDAVGGRSGSEDEDETPDDRRVRSRAGPAPGDDDRRRSRAGPAPGEDDRRRSRAGPAPSSGPSRSPGSELKRQVSHPYKLQPRKRDDQEGKGKGNGKFDGKKFGKGKAAAAEPVPPAEPLPSLRTMKRDAFSKHHDKSSAPRGALGSARRGQPNMGSRMDMLLEKIKRSKA encoded by the exons ATGGCGACCGCTACCGCGACCTCGGTCCCCGCATCCGCCGCGGCTGCGAATGAGAAGACGCTCACCgaggcccttgccgccgcctccatcTCCGACGAGCCCAAGACGGAGGACGctgagaagaaggacgaggaggagctcgaggaaggcgagatcaaggaggaggaggacgacggaTCCCCCAAGACCATCTTCCACGACGCCCGCCGCTTCAACATCAAG CACCCCCTGTCGTCCAAGTGGACCCTCTACTTTGACTCGCCTCAATCAAAGGCGCTCCCAAAGACGCCGCAGACGTCGCTCACTGCCCCCGGTGGCCACTCGGGAGGATGGCTCGATGACATCCGCAAGGTCATCGAGTTTGACTCTGTGGAGGAGTTCTGGGGTGTCTACCACAACATTGTCTCGCCCAGCCAATTGCCAGGCAAGGCCAACTACTACCTGTTCAAGAACGGTATCATCCCCGCTTGGGAGGACCCTCAGAACAAGAACGGTGGCAAGTGGGCCATCCAGGTGCCCCGTGACAAGTCCAAGGCGACCATTGACAAGGCTTGGCTGTACAct ATGCTCGCTGCCATCGGCGAGACTTTCGAGACTCCCTTGGACGGCTCGGTTCCCGAGAACTCGGACCTCGTCACCGGTGTCATCGTCTCGTCCAGGCCAGGATT ctACCGTATCTCCATCTGGACGCGCGACGCTCCCGATGTCAATGCCCCCGAGACGGACGCCTTGATGAAGCGCATCATGACCATTGGCCGCCACTTCAAGGTCTCGGTCCTCAGctacgacctcgaccagAAGCTCGTCACGGGCGGCTTCCAGACCGAGGTCACCTTCGAGTCGCACAAGGACTCGGAGCGCAAGGGAAACCGCAACAAG GAGGCGGGCGTGCAACCACGAAAgaagacggcgccgagcgggcatggaggaggaagagcagGCGGCTTCAAGGTCGGCCCCAAGCACGCGCCAAAGGACGCCTACCTGggacgag CCCAGAAGCTCAAGGCGAACCTgatcgaggcggccaaggtgAAGAAGCAGTACGCCAAGgtcctcgcggccgagggcatgTCCTCTACACGACTGAAgcgcgaccccgacgcgccggcaccagcagcagcagctgcatcGAGCTCGAAGCGTTCGTCCGAGACGAAGGGCAAGAGCGCGGCCAAGCCGAAGCGCCATGACCCATTCGCGGTGCCgaagagcgacgacgacttctccgactcggacgaggaggatgacgacgaggacgcggtcggcggccgctctggcagcgaggacgaggacgagacgcCAGACGACAGGAGGGTGCGTTCCCGCGCTGGACCCGCAccgggcgacgacgaccggcgGCGTAGCCGCGCTGGCCCCGCACCAGGAGAGGACGACCGGCGGAGGAGTCGTGCCGGCCCCGCGCCTTCGTCGGGCCCATCGCGATCCCCCGGCTCCGAGCTCAAGCGCCAGGTCTCGCACCCCTACAAGCTGCAGCCTCGCAAGAGGGACGACcaggagggcaagggcaagggcaatGGCAAGTTTGACGGCAAGAAGTttggcaagggcaaggctgcGGCAGCGGAGCCTgtgccgccggccgagcccctcccctccctccgcACGATGAAGCGCGACGCATTCAGCAAGCACCACGACAAGAGCTCGGcacctcgcggcgcgctcggctcggctaGGCGCGGTCAGCCCAACATGGGCTCGAGGATGGACATGCTGCTCGAGAAGATCAAGCGGTCCAAGGCATGA
- the dotC_0 gene encoding Efflux pump dotC, producing MPTEIELQDQATRLPLRRLMIIYAGICSAMFIAFMDQSAVATAAPVIGNALNASATISWVGTAYWVANCTFQLMYGRLSDVFGRKHCLVVSLATLVLGNLLCGFAKTPVQLYVFRAISGIGGGGATNLSMIIVSDVVPLKERGKYQGLLSVAISLGNAAGPFIGGGLATAGQWRWLFHVTAILGALCGVGCQFALPLKPVTGSVGTKLAQIDYAGVLLSAAATVLILVPISGGGSIFAWDSSIVIALLTTGCVCAVGFILVEWRMARLPVLPMRIFATASSTTAVLGQFCIGLAYFAGIFYIPIYLQYVKVCTPLAAGALGLSYSMPQAGWAVVAGWYVSSTNKYKRVVVLGAGVWTLSVGLQQLWKVSTPLALSMTLLQLQAFGIGTVLQPSLIAALAATEEKDRAVVTASRNFFRTLGSSVGLAGANALYQAAVKSGLHRIDGLSDDQERMLVESSLAFDGLEDEVLQDIREVYASGLRKVFLFFLGVVAFYFVLTFFIKEVKFRADAPELSEKNGRGDVESGKAASVNSEKTDIGSASDKSAPDSPSLEARVPNLAYGDREPLSGSSTLAPNTPKMSAETFREEVDDKASNHKKSMED from the exons atgcccaccGAGATCGAGCTGCAAGACCAGGCGAcccgcctccccctccggCGCCTGATGATAATCTACGCCGGCATCt GCTCGGCCATGTTCATCGCGTTCATGGACCAGTCGGCCGtggcgaccgccgcgccggtgaTAGGCAACGCCTtgaacgcgagcgcgacgatcAGCTGGGTCGGCACGGCGTACTGGGTGGCCAA CTGCACCTTCCAGCTGATGTACGGCCGCCTGTCGGACGTCTTCGGGCGCAAGcactgcctcgtcgtctcgctcgccacgctcgtgctcggtAACCTGCTGTGCGGGTTCGCCAAGACGCCGGTCCAGCTGTACGTCTTCCGCGCGATCAGCGGCATTGGAGGAGGGGGCGCCACCAACCTGTCCATGATTATCGTGTCCGACGTCGTGCCGCTCAAAGAGCGGGGCAAGTATCAGGGCTTGTTGAGTGTTGCGATTTCGCTCGGCAACGCCGCTGGCCCGTTTATCGGCGGTGGGTTGGCCACTGCCGGCCAGTGGCGCTGGCTCTTCCA TGTGACGGCTATTCTGGGAGCGCTCTGTGGCGTCGGATGCCAGTTCGCCCTCCCCCTCAAGCCCGTCACCGGCTCGGTGGGCACCAAGCTCGCGCAGATCGACTACGCGGGCGTGCTCCTCAGCGCAGCTGCAACGGTGCTGATCCTCGTGCCCATCtcgggcgggggcagcaTCTTCGCATGGGACAGTAGTATCGTGATTGCGCTGCTCACTACTGGTTGTGTGTGCGCGGTCGgcttcatcctcgtcgagtGGCGCATGGCGCGGCTCCCCGTCCTCCCGATGCGTATCTTcgccacggcctcgagcaccacCGCGGTGCTGGGGCAGTTCTGTATCGGCCTAGCATACTTCGCCGGCATCTTCTACATCCCCATATACCTCCAGTACGTCAAGGTGtgcacgccgctcgcggccggcgcgcttggcctgTCGTACTCAATGCCGCAGGCGGGttgggccgtcgtcgcgggaTGGTACGTGTCCTCGACGAACAAGTACAAGCGCGTCGtggtcctcggcgccggggtaTGGACGCTGTCCGTGGGACTACAGCAGCTGTGGAAGGTGTCGACGCCGCTAGCGCTGTCGATGACCCTGCTCCAGCTGCAGGCTTTCGGTATCGGCACCGTCCTCCAGCCTT CCCTCATTGCCGCGCTGGCTGCGACAGAGGAGAAGGACCGCGCAGTCGTGACCGCCAGCCGCAACTTCTTCCGCACGCTCGGCAGCTCGGTCGGCCTGGCGGGCGCCAACGCCCTCTACCAGGCCGCCGTCAAGAGTGGCCTCCACCGTATCGACGGCCTGTCCGACGATCAGGAAAGGATGCTGGTAGAATCGTCCCTCGCGTTCGACGGGCTGGAAGACGAAGTACTCCAGGACATCAGGGAGGTATACGCTTCTGGGCTGCGGAAGGTGTTCCTCTTCttccttggcgtcgtcgcaTTCTACTTTGTCCTCACGTTTTTCATCAAGGAAGTCAAGTTCAGGGCCGACGCGCCTGAGCTCTCCGAGAAGaacggccgcggcgacgtcgagagcGGCAAGGCAGCGTCTGTCAATAGCGAGAAGACGGACATCGGCTCGGCCAGCGACAAGTCAGCACCCGACTCGCCATCGCTGGAAGCACGAGTTCCCAACCTAGCCTACGGCGACCGCGAGCCGCTGTCTGGCTCGTCGACTCTGGCGCCGAATACCCCGAAGATGAGCGCCGAGACGTTCAGGGAGGAGGTAGACGACAAGGCGTCGAACCACAAAAAGTCCATGGAGGACTGA
- the TFB3 gene encoding RNA polymerase II transcription factor B subunit 3, translating to MSARPPVARRPLNAVRRPGAPPGGSGVRRPAVPGGSGQGSRPGASSGVVTSRGNEEGFLYMAGVQDASKRVTEYRTDEDTCPICHTDRQFDKNLRLLVSPCYHKMCESCIDRLFSLGPAPCPQCQKVLRTSNFRHQTFEDLKVEKEISVRRRMAENFNKRADDFPTRKEYDDYLEEVEDMTFNLLNDVDVAATEAKIAAYARDNAGLIATNQHKAAMEKLSQTERDDIERRARAERMRMIEEAERVEAAEEARARSSAVDALSRGGNEDASAIMNAYHKAKESRAAALAATVPPSLAALYANTEGDTAHAPTSPSYAGPYVAIPYSDPEKAEYTDWYKAKDSYVDGRSGVIWAKEDREGKVRGGGWDLQLFWEVEVRTAVEALSIEPLRD from the exons ATGTCAGCACGACCACCAGTAGCTAGGAGGCCTCTCAACGCCGTAAGGCGGCCAGGAGCCCCACCAGGAGGCAGTGGAGTCCGGCGACCGGCGGTCCCAGGGGGCAGCGGGCAGGGCTCTCGCCCCGGCGCGAGCTCTGGTGTTGTCACAAGTCGAGGGAATGAAGAGGGGTTTCTCTACATGGCTGGTGTGCAAGATGCTAGTAAACGGGTGACGGAGTACCGT ACGGACGAGGATACCTGCCCGATCTGCCACACGGACCGACAGTTCGACAAGAACCTCCGCCTCTTGGTGTCGCCATGCTACCACAAGAT GTGCGAGTCGTGTATCGACCGGTTGTTCAGTCTCGGCCCAGCGCCCTGCCCGCAGTGCCAGAAGGTGCTGAGGACGTCCAACTTTCGGCACCAGACCTTCGAGGACCTCAAGGTTGAGAAGGAGATAAGTGTGCGGCGGCGAATGGCAGAGAA TTTTAATAAACGCGCCGACGACTTCCCCACAAGAAAGGAATACGACGACTACCTGGAGGAAGTGGAGGACATGA CGTTCAATCTGCTCAACGACGTCGATGTcgccgcgaccgaggcgaAAATCGCGGCCTACGCACGAGACAATGCCGGTCTGATCGCGACGAACCAACACAAGGCGGCGATGGAGAAATTGTCCCAGACAGAGCGGGACGACattgagcggcgcgcgcgtgccgagCGGATGCGCATGATCGAGGAGGCAgaacgcgtcgaggcggccgaggaggcgcgcgcgcgctcgtcggcagtgGACGCGCTCTCGCGCGGGGGCAACGAGGACGCGAGTGCCATAATGAACGCGTACCATAAGGCCAAGGAgtcgcgtgccgccgcgctcgcggccactGTCCCGCCTTCCTTGGCCGCACTGTACGCCAACACGGAGGGCGACACGGCCCACGCTCCCACGAGCCCAAGCTATGCTGGCCCGTACGTCGCGATCCCGTACTCGGACcccgagaaggccgagtaCACGGATTGGTACAAAGCCAAGGACTCGTACGTCGACGGCCGGTCCGGCGTCATCTGGGCCAAGGAGGACCGCGAGGGCAAGGTCCGCGGCGGAGGGTGGGACCTGCAGCTCTTctgggaggtggaggtgcgCACTGCGGTTGAGGCGCTGTCGATTGAGCCGTTGCGCGATTAG
- the Psma6 gene encoding Proteasome subunit alpha type-6: MSRSSYDRYLTVFSPEGRYAFKAISSAGITAVAIRGKDTAVLITQRKVEDKLLDPETITHIFQITPTIGAVVTGRIADARAQVQRTRSEAAEFRYKFGYEITPDALAKRMANINQVYTQRAGMRPLGIAMILVGIDEERGPQTFMVDPAGYFVGYKAVASGQKQTEATNFLEKKWKSVENGSLNLDRAGVIELAIECLSNVCATDFKATEIEIGIASTSPEETGPNPGRFRQMNEAERDEWLTRVGEKD, translated from the exons ATGTCCCGTTCCTCCTACGACCG CTACCTCACTGTCTTCTCGCCCGAGGGCCGT TACGCCTTCAAGGCCATCAGCTCGGCAGGCATCACCGCCGTCGCGATCCGCGGCAAGGACACGGCCGTGCTCATCACGCAGCGTAAAGTCGAG GACAAgctgctcgaccccgagaccaTCACCCACATCTTCCAGATCACCCCCACCATCGGCGCTGTCGTCACTGGCCGCATTG CCGACGCCCGCGCACAGGTGCAGAGGACACGATCAGAGGCGGCCGAGTTCCGCTACAAGTTTGGCTACGAGATTACTCCTGATGCGC TCGCAAAGCGCATGGCCAACATCAACCAGGTGTACACTCAGCGCGCGGGCATGCGCCCCCTCGGCATCGCCATGATCCTTGTCGGCAttgacgaggagcgcggcccCCAGACATTCATGGTCGACCCTGCCGGATACTTTGTCGGCTACAAGGCCGTTGCGTCGGGACAGAAGCAGACCGAGGCGACCAACTTT TTGGAGAAGAAGTGGAAGTCTGTCGAGAACGGCAGCCTGAACCTCGACCGCGCGGGTGTcatcgag CTCGCCATCGAGTGCCTGTCAAACGTCTGCGCGACCGACTTCAAGGCGACCGAGATTGAGATTGGTATCGCGTCAACCTCGCCCGAGGAGACGGGACCCAACCCCGGCCGCTTCCGCCAGATgaacgaggccgagcgcgacgagtggCTCACGCGTGTCGGCGAGAAGGACTAG
- the NOP16 gene encoding Nucleolar protein 16, producing the protein MANPRQRSKAKSHRSTKPSLNQKRRMHQKLRKAPPLKGPEALQEAWDKKKTVFQNYAALGLLPSIPVDKGARNQRVKLPLAPPTDDDGDADMAEAAPAPSGSFGRIIRDADGNIVDIVLDDEEEVVEVEEPKAEGSGSAKPLNVETAPLAPVVAKTEVVRKLESLAASAAPVIRHTSTAERMWLVSSVQKHGDDYEAMAKDRKLNVWQKTPGELKRMVRKAGGVQKLLA; encoded by the exons ATGGCCAACCCACGCCAGCGCTCAAAGGCAAAGTCTCACAGGAGCACCAAGCCCTCCCTCAACCAGAAGCGCCGCATGCACCAGAAGCTGCGCAAGGCGCCGCCCCTCAAGGGCCCCGAGGCGCTCCAGGAGGCTTGGGACAAGAAGAAGACTGTGTTCCAGAA ctacgccgccctcggcctcctcccctcGATCCCAGTGGACAAGGGCGCGCGCAACCAGCGCGTCAAgctgccgctcgccccgccaaccgacgacgacggcgacgcagacatggccgaggccgcgccggcacccAGCGGGTCGTTTGGCCGCATTATCCGCGACGCGGACGGCAACATTGTCGACATTGTGctcgatgacgaggaggaggttgtggaggttgaggagcCCAAAGCGGAGGGCAGTGGCAGCGCCAAGCCATTAAATGTCGagacggcgccgctcgcgcctgTCGTGGCGAAGACGGAGGTCGTGAGGA AGCTGGAaagcctcgccgcctcggccgcgcccgTCATCCGCCACACGTCCACCGCCGAGCGCATGTggctcgtctcgtcggtccagaagcacggcgacgactaCGAGGCCATGGCCAAGGACCGCAAGCTCAACGTGTGGCAGAAGACGCCgggcgagctcaagcgcaTGGTGCGCAAGGCTGGCGGTGTGCAGAAGCTCTTGGCGtag